One window of the Salmo trutta chromosome 35, fSalTru1.1, whole genome shotgun sequence genome contains the following:
- the LOC115174450 gene encoding mucin-2-like, with amino-acid sequence MPAHHGVEQVSYQLPGLHIIRELELGGGGDRAAGHGAGPAGQVKYTLVKSLKVVPMAPTVEREPPVFAVESASEKDTALTTHSPPLMKQSPPPLTTQSPPPLTTQSPPPLTTQSPPPLTTQSPPPLTTVTTTIDDTVTTTIDDTVTTTIDDTVTTTIDDTVTTTIDDTVTTTIDDTVTTTIDDTVTTTIDDTVTTTIDDTVTTNIDVTVTTNIDVTVTATELSEG; translated from the coding sequence ATGCCTGCGCACCATGGAGTGGAACAGGTGAGCTATCAGCTGCCTGGATTACACATCATACGAGAGCTTGAGCTGGGGGGTGGAGGAGACAGAGCAGCTGGACATGGCGCTGGCCCTGCAGGACAAGTAAAGTACACGCTGGTCAAGTCCCTCAAGGTGGTCCCAATGGCGCCCACGGTCGAGAGAGAGCCACCTGTTTTCGCCGTAGAGAGCGCGAGTGAGAAGGACACTGCGTTGACAACGCATTCACCACCCTTGATGAAACAGTCACCACCACCATTGACGACACAGTCACCACCACCATTGACGACACAGTCACCACCACCATTGACGACACAGTCACCACCACCATTGACGACACAGTCACCACCACCATTGACGACAGTCACCACCACTATTGACGACACAGTCACCACCACTATTGACGACACAGTCACCACCACTATTGACGACACAGTCACCACCACTATTGACGACACAGTCACCACCACTATTGACGACACAGTCACCACCACTATTGACGACACAGTCACCACCACTATTGACGACACAGTCACCACCACTATTGACGACACAGTCACCACCACTATTGACGACACAGTCACCACCAACATTGACGTCACAGTCACCACCAACATTGACGTCACAGTCACCGCCACTGAGCTCAGCGAAGGATAA